The genomic DNA TCGAGGCCGGGAAACCGGTTTTACCACAGAGGACACAGAGATCACTGAGGAAACGCATGCCGGTACTGTGTGGTTTAACCGCCTAGCAGCTCTTCAGACTGGCGCCTATCAGGATGTCCCGCTGGTGCATCTGTTGCAGGATATCGCGGGCGAAGGCTGCCAGTTTCTCCACGTCAGCGAATTGCAGTTCTTCCGCCAGTTGGCCGACGATCTGAAAGCCGGTGCTATCCGGGTTCTCGTCAATCAATTGCAGCAACCGTGCGGTGGGTGCATTGATTTCCATAAAGCGCACCTGGTCCTCGCGATCACGATACACCAGCAGCCACAACGGTTGCTCCAGGGGTACCAGGGGCTGGAACTCGGCGCAGATTTCGTGGACCGGGTACTGATAGCTGAGCACTACATGCAAGGGGCTGAGCTGGGGGATGGCGCGGAGCAGATCCCCCTCCGGGTGAAAGCCGGTTGTCGGGAATTCCTCGGTGGAGGCATCCAGCACCAGCTCCATCCATTCGTAGTGAGCCAGCTCCAGCAGGAAAGGCGGATCGCCCTCCTCCTGCCCCTGGCCTGACGCCAGAAAGCTGACGAATTCCTGGGGGATTTCCAGAAAATATGGGGTCTGACAGGCGTGCTGGTCAAAGAAGGCCCGAACCAGACGTTGCCAGCGCTCAGCATCCAGCAGGGAATGCAGCACCGGGAAGCCCTGGGTAATGAAGCCGTTGACGTTATTGAAAAACAGGTTGCGGTAGATCGCCAGCCGACGCTCTTCAATACCCTCTGGAGCCGGGTGGCGACTCGGATTACGCAAATGGGCGGCAAAATGACGCTGCAAGTTTTGAAAATCCGTCTCGCTCATCCCAGTTTCCGTGTCGCTGAACGCTGTTGCTGCTGATAGTCAGCAATCTGTCGGAGCTCGCCAAACAGGGTGTCGTTACCGGGAAAGTTGAAATCCCGCTCCAGCAAGGTGGGCAGTACCCCGAACTCCTGGTAAGCATGCTCCAGCAAGCGCCATACCGGGTCGATCACCGCGCTGCCATGGGTATCCACTTTCAGATCTTCCGCTTCGTCGAAATGACCGGCGATATGCACGTAACAGATACGCTCGCCCGGCAAGGCGCTGATAAACTCGCGCGGGTCGTAACCATGATTGATGCTGTTCACGTAGGCGTTGTTCACATCCAGCAACAGCTCACAATCCGCCTCTTCGAGCACCGCATTGACGAAGTCGATTTCCGACATGTCGGAACCGGGGGCTGCATTCCCCAACTGTGTATAGTAGCTGACGTGTTCGATACCGATGGGCTGTTCCAGAAAATCCTGCACCTGTCGTACCCGGTCAGCCACGTAGTGCACCGCCTTTTCGGTAAAGGGAATCGGCATCAAATCGTAAAGGTGGCCGTGGTCACTGCAATAACTCAGGTGCTCGGTATAACGGCGAATATTGTGTTCCTTGAGGAACCCTTTCACCGCTTTCAATAATTCAAAATCCAGGGGCTCTGGTCCGCCCAGGGACAGACTCAGCCCGTGGGTCACAAATGGAAAACGCTCGGTGAAGGCACGAAACTCCTTCGCCAGACGCCCACCCATGGGGATCCAGTTTTCCGGTGCCACTTCCATAAAGTCGAAAGGCGCACTTTCCGGGAATCCAGGGTCGAAGAAAGCGGGCCCATCAGGGCCCGCCGAAGACCCAGGCCCACTCCGGACACTGGTGTCTCAGGTTTCATGCGTCAGCTCCTGCCTTCAGGCATCACCACCGCATTTGCCTTCACCACATTTACCTTCGCCTTTCTTGTCGCCATCTTTCTTGTCGTCGGCGCCACATTTGCCTTCACCGCTTTTCTCGCCGCAGCTGCCTTCGCCTTTCTTGTCACCACACTTACCTTCGCCACACTTGCCTTCAGCGTGGTTGCCAGCCAGTTGATAACCGGCTTTCAGATCAGACGCAGCAAAGGGGTTTTCGGCAGCCGTAGCCACCGGAACAGACAGTGCAGAAGCGACAACAGCTGCACCAACGGTAGCAGCCAGGGGGTTCAGTTTGCTCAACTTAGCCATGTTCAGTCTCCATACATCGTTATTGAGTATCCGACACCGCATGATGCGGCCCAGGCACGTTTATTTGTGTAGCGCCTGTCTCAGATAATATAGAGATGAACACGTGAGGTAAACGTTACAGCCAGCATCAAAAAAGGCCGCACGAAGCGGCCCTTGTGAAGCTGGCGTGAAGTTGCCGAGCCGTTATTTGATCCGGTTCACAATCACACTACCGATGGAATAACCGGCGCCAAAAGAGCAGATCACCCCTTTGGTATCCACCGGCAGGTCCGCGTTGTATTTGTGGAAGGCGATAATGGAACCGGCGGAGCTGGTGTTGGCGTAGTCATCAAGAATCACCGGGGCTTCCTCACGGGTGGCCGGGCGGCCCAGTACCCGCTTGGAAATCAGCTCGTTCATGCTCAGGTTGGCCTGATGCAACCACATGCGGCTCAGGGCCTCCACCGGCACACCGGTATCGGACAGATGCGAGGAAATCTGCTCGGCTACCATGGGGCACACTTCCTTGAACACCCGGCGGCCTTCCTGGCGGAACAGCTTGTCACGAGCACCAACGCCGCTTTCGTCAGCACGATTCAGAAAGCCGAAATTGTTGCGGATGTTGTTGGAGAATTTGGTCTGCAGACGCGTGCCCAGCACTTCCCACTGATTGTCGGAGGTAGCATCTTCCTTGCGTTCCAGAATCACCGCAGTGGCCACATCGCCAAAGATGAAGTGGCAGTCGCGGTCTTCCCAGGCAAGGTGGCCGGAGCAGATTTCCGGATTCACCATCAGCACCCGGCGGGCGCTGCCGTTGCGGATAGCGTCGACACCGGCCTGAATACCGAAGGTGGCGCTGGAACAGGCCACATTCATGTCATATCCCCAGCCGTGCTCCATGCCCAGAGCGGCCTGCACTTCCACGGCCATGGCCGGGTACGGGCGCTGCATGTTGGAACAGGCTACCAGTACCGCGTCCAGGTCATCGGCGGTCAGGTTGGCATTCTCCAGCGCCTGCTTTGCCGCGTTCACGGCGATCTCCGCCTGAATGGACACCTCGTCGTCAGAACGCTCCGGAATACGCGGCGCCATCCGGTCCGGATCGAGAATTCCGGTCTTGTCGATAACATAGCGCTGTTTGATACCGGACGCCTTTTCGATAAAGGCGCTATCGGAGGGCCCCAGGGCTTCCACCTCACCGGCCTCGATGGCCTGGGCGTTACGCTCATTGAACCGTTTTACGTATTCGTTGAAGGATTCCACCAGCTCGTCGTTGGTGATGGTCTGCTCCGGGGTCCACAGGCCGGTGCCACTGATTACTACAGAATAGCTCACAAGCGAGTCCTCGCACTCGAACGGGGCAAAGGGCCCCGTTTCATAAATGGGAATAATGGGTCGATTATCCGGATTCGGGGTGGCCAGCGCAAAGGGGGTGGCCGGATAGTTGTTAGGCTTTCTACAGGGCCACTGTAGGGGCCTGCTTGCCAGCGAACTCCATCGCTGAGAAGCCAACCGGGTTCGACTGCAAGCAGCCTCCTACAGCGGCTTCGTGGAAAAGGCGATTCCTCAACACAGCTCCCACTGCTTGTTCAGGCGCTTGGCGGACACCGACACCCGGGTACCGAGCTGTTGTGCAAATAGGCTCACCCGGTATTCCTGCAACATCCAGAAATACTCCTGCAAGGTCGCCGGCTGCTGCCACAGGGGCAGACCGGCGGCACGGGTGAGGTACTGCTTGTGGTAGGCCTCCAGTTCCGCAGTGAGGGTGCGGTCCTTGCCGATCTGGCCGCCCAGTTTGTCCAGCCGGTGGCCGATAGCCTCCAGATAACGGGGGTACTCCATCAACCAGGGCCAGGACACCTGCAACAGGAAATCATCACTGAACAGGCTGGCCAGTTGCTGCTTCAGGTCCCGGTGGGCATGGGCCCAGGCCAGCGGGAAGTTTTTTTCCAGCTTGCCCATCAGCTGCCGGTAATCGGCGAACAGCTTGCCGAAGGCGGTCAATTGCTGGCTGGCCCAGGGGACGAAATCGCCCCGATGGGCATCCAGCCGAGCCTGGAAAGCGGCGTTATCCCGCACCGGTTCATCTAGCCGGAAATGTTCGGCCAGCAGACGCAATAGCGCATGGTCCAGTGCCTGGCGGGCCATGGCGCCTTTTTCACCCTTGAGCTTCTGGAAACCGGCCATCTGTGAGGCCTGTTTGCGCAGGTCGCGAAGCTGGACACTGAGCTTGAAGCCCAACAGGCGCGCCGTGCCCCAGCGATGGCGCCAGCACGCTTCATCGGCATCATCCCGATAGCGCAACACCACCCCGTCGCCATCTTCCTCCAGCGACGGATAACGACGCACCACCATGCCGCCGAGATCCTGCTCGCGGGTTTCCGGCAGTGTGCCGAACAGCCATTCCTGGCCACGCAGCGCCGGCTCCTCCGCCTCAGGCTCTGGCAGGTTGCGAGTGACACCTTCCAGCTTGTCACGGACTTCATCCAGATAGCGTCCCTGGGCCAGCACCTTGCGCTTGCCGTCCACCCGGTCAACGACCTGAATAAACATGCGCAGATGATCCGGCAGCGTGGCATCCTGCCACTCTTCCCGCTCGATACGCACACCGGTCATGCGCTGCAGTTCCCGGGTCATGGCCGACAACAGGGGCTCTTGCGGATTCAGGGTTTCCAGCAGCGCGCTGACGTAATCCGGTACCGGCACAAAGTGGCGCCGCCGCGCCTTGGGCAGGGCCCGGATCAGAGCTTCCAGTTTTTCCCGCAGCAGCCCCGGCACCAGCCAGTCCAGTCGGGTTTCCGGCACCTGATTGAGCACCGCCACCGGGACGATCAGGGTCACGCCATCGCGCTCACCGGTGGGGTCAAAGCTGTATTCCAGCGGCAGGCTGATGCCATCCAGGCGCAGCTGATCCGGGAACTGGTCGTTGGCCAGATCCGGGCTGCGTGACAGCAGGAAATCCCGCTTCATCAGCAGCGCGTCCTTCTCAGCCGCCGTGGCCTTTTTGTTATACCAGTTCATCAGCCCGGCCAGGCTGGTTAGGTCCTGCGGCAACCGCTCATCGTAGAAGGCCACCCGGGCCTCCTCATCCACCAGGATGTCACGGCGGCGCAGCTTGTGTTCCATCTCTTCCAGCGTCTCGAATTGCTCCCGGTTGGCCTTCACGAAGGGCGGCTCCCGGTGCAATTCTCCCATCACCAGCCCTTCGCGGATCATCAGTTCGCGGGCTTCCTGCGGGTTGATGGGCGCATAGTTCACGCGCCGGCCACTGGCCAGGATCAGGCCGAACAGGTTCACCTGTTCCTTTGCCATGGCACAGCCACGTTTCTTCGACCAGTGCGGCTCGAAATACTGACGTTTCACCAGGTGAGCGGCGGCCGCTTCCACCCATTCCGGCTCGACGCGCGCCACGGTACGAGCAAACAGCCGGCTGGTTTCCACCTGCTCCGCTGCCATCAGCCAGCGGGCCTTGGTTTTCGACAGCGACGAGCCCGGCCAGATCAGCGGCTTGCGATTGCGCGTGGACAGCCACTCGCCCTCGTCCGTGCGCTGCATCACGTTGGCCAGCAGGCCGGGTAACAGAGCCTGATGCAGAGGCCCATAGGCACCCTCTACGAGCCCCTGCTCGTTCATGGTCGGCGCATTCAGCGCCCAGCCCTGCTCCTTGCACAGCAACAACAACTGGCGGTGGGTATCGCGCCATTCGCGCATGCGGGTGGGCGACAGAAAGGTTTTCTTCAACAGCTTCTCGTACTGGTTGCGGCTGAGCGACTC from Alcanivorax sp. includes the following:
- a CDS encoding putative DNA-binding domain-containing protein, translated to MSETDFQNLQRHFAAHLRNPSRHPAPEGIEERRLAIYRNLFFNNVNGFITQGFPVLHSLLDAERWQRLVRAFFDQHACQTPYFLEIPQEFVSFLASGQGQEEGDPPFLLELAHYEWMELVLDASTEEFPTTGFHPEGDLLRAIPQLSPLHVVLSYQYPVHEICAEFQPLVPLEQPLWLLVYRDREDQVRFMEINAPTARLLQLIDENPDSTGFQIVGQLAEELQFADVEKLAAFARDILQQMHQRDILIGASLKSC
- a CDS encoding beta-ketoacyl-ACP synthase III; amino-acid sequence: MSYSVVISGTGLWTPEQTITNDELVESFNEYVKRFNERNAQAIEAGEVEALGPSDSAFIEKASGIKQRYVIDKTGILDPDRMAPRIPERSDDEVSIQAEIAVNAAKQALENANLTADDLDAVLVACSNMQRPYPAMAVEVQAALGMEHGWGYDMNVACSSATFGIQAGVDAIRNGSARRVLMVNPEICSGHLAWEDRDCHFIFGDVATAVILERKEDATSDNQWEVLGTRLQTKFSNNIRNNFGFLNRADESGVGARDKLFRQEGRRVFKEVCPMVAEQISSHLSDTGVPVEALSRMWLHQANLSMNELISKRVLGRPATREEAPVILDDYANTSSAGSIIAFHKYNADLPVDTKGVICSFGAGYSIGSVIVNRIK
- the hrpA gene encoding ATP-dependent RNA helicase HrpA, which produces MSLKPLYSQLDNARRADHFRLKKRIDGLSRLPADKRNDKAVEKIYSAIAASVANREKRQASQPVLNWPDLPVVASREEIKVAIRDHQVVVIAGETGSGKTTQLPKICLELGRGIEGTIGHTQPRRLAARAVASRVAEELNSPLGSTVGFKVRFAEQVSETSLIKVLTDGMLLNEIQQDRFLNQYDTLIIDEAHERSLNIDFLLGYLKQLLPKRPDLKVIITSATIDHERFANHFGDAPVLEVSGRTFPVEMRYRPPVEGQELSRQIEEVLQEIQREERRDGLPVARDVLVFLAGERDIRDVHHHLKRCELRDTEILPLYARLSQAEQHRIFASHRGRRVVLSTNVAETSLTVPGIRYVIDAGTARISRYSVHSKVQRLPVEPVSQASANQRAGRSGRIMPGICFRLYDEDDFLNRPAFTDPEIQRTNLAAVILQMADLKLGRVEDFPFIEPPDGRLIRDGYRLLDELGALTPKQTLTPLGRQLARFPLDPTLGRILVAASQQKVLREALIIVSALAAQDPRERPHDKQQQADQAHQPFTDKDSDFLFFVKLWQWADSQRESLSRNQYEKLLKKTFLSPTRMREWRDTHRQLLLLCKEQGWALNAPTMNEQGLVEGAYGPLHQALLPGLLANVMQRTDEGEWLSTRNRKPLIWPGSSLSKTKARWLMAAEQVETSRLFARTVARVEPEWVEAAAAHLVKRQYFEPHWSKKRGCAMAKEQVNLFGLILASGRRVNYAPINPQEARELMIREGLVMGELHREPPFVKANREQFETLEEMEHKLRRRDILVDEEARVAFYDERLPQDLTSLAGLMNWYNKKATAAEKDALLMKRDFLLSRSPDLANDQFPDQLRLDGISLPLEYSFDPTGERDGVTLIVPVAVLNQVPETRLDWLVPGLLREKLEALIRALPKARRRHFVPVPDYVSALLETLNPQEPLLSAMTRELQRMTGVRIEREEWQDATLPDHLRMFIQVVDRVDGKRKVLAQGRYLDEVRDKLEGVTRNLPEPEAEEPALRGQEWLFGTLPETREQDLGGMVVRRYPSLEEDGDGVVLRYRDDADEACWRHRWGTARLLGFKLSVQLRDLRKQASQMAGFQKLKGEKGAMARQALDHALLRLLAEHFRLDEPVRDNAAFQARLDAHRGDFVPWASQQLTAFGKLFADYRQLMGKLEKNFPLAWAHAHRDLKQQLASLFSDDFLLQVSWPWLMEYPRYLEAIGHRLDKLGGQIGKDRTLTAELEAYHKQYLTRAAGLPLWQQPATLQEYFWMLQEYRVSLFAQQLGTRVSVSAKRLNKQWELC